Proteins encoded within one genomic window of Companilactobacillus sp.:
- a CDS encoding Abi family protein yields MKLKNSKPFKTHNQQLQILRSRGLFVESSAKRSLEQFGYYSIINGYKWLFLQRNSNGKIIKPERYIKGATFGEIQNLYDFDKKLRSILYDSLLEYEANLGAEISYRFSEKHPEEHSYLAMDNYSRDRSAVSSVVGTISSLSNVIKRKSARGQENNAIKHYVNNHGHVPLWVLVNFLTFGDLNYFYVNAEKDIKITIAEDFSKKYYRSYKQRIKINTDSIEAINHIVNHFRNAVAHGEITYSKYLKKGPSFRNIKRNLELTNYEISSQKGVFELVLALKLVLNKRDYSILKRRLLSLLSEYDNKFVSVEFGAILHDMHIPSYYQQLL; encoded by the coding sequence ATGAAGCTAAAAAATTCAAAACCGTTTAAAACTCACAATCAACAATTACAAATTTTGCGAAGTCGTGGTTTGTTCGTGGAATCCTCTGCGAAACGTAGTCTAGAACAGTTTGGATATTATTCAATAATAAATGGATACAAGTGGCTATTTCTTCAAAGAAATTCCAATGGAAAAATAATTAAACCTGAGCGATACATTAAGGGGGCGACATTTGGTGAAATTCAAAATTTATACGACTTTGATAAGAAGCTTAGATCGATTTTATATGATTCGTTGTTAGAATATGAGGCTAATTTGGGAGCTGAAATATCCTATCGATTTTCAGAAAAACATCCTGAAGAGCATTCTTATTTGGCAATGGATAATTATTCCAGAGATCGATCGGCAGTATCATCGGTTGTAGGTACAATCAGTTCATTATCGAATGTCATTAAACGAAAATCTGCCAGGGGACAAGAAAATAATGCTATCAAACATTATGTCAATAATCATGGACATGTCCCATTATGGGTTTTGGTCAATTTTTTAACTTTTGGTGACCTAAATTATTTTTATGTGAATGCTGAAAAGGATATTAAAATTACAATTGCGGAAGATTTTTCCAAAAAATATTATCGATCTTATAAACAACGAATAAAAATAAATACTGATTCAATTGAGGCCATAAATCATATTGTTAATCATTTTCGAAATGCGGTTGCACATGGGGAAATAACCTATTCGAAATATTTAAAAAAAGGTCCATCGTTTCGTAATATAAAAAGGAACTTGGAATTAACAAACTATGAAATATCTAGTCAAAAGGGAGTTTTTGAATTAGTTTTAGCCCTTAAATTAGTTCTGAATAAGAGAGACTATAGTATTTTAAAACGTAGGTTATTAAGCTTACTTTCGGAATATGACAATAAATTTGTATCAGTTGAATTTGGAGCCATATTGCACGATATGCACATTCCGAGCTATTACCAACAAT